In a genomic window of Shouchella clausii:
- a CDS encoding LacI family DNA-binding transcriptional regulator, which translates to MKVTIKEVARHAGVSIATVSKVINNRDYVSEKTREKVKRAIAELQYEVNANAQSLKAVRSRKVAVLVSDISNTYLMSIAKAVEEMIRSIGYHMILMSHNDAPDIEYELLQIVQQQQVDAMVLIPTGENSSTIKRMVTLGVHVIAVDRKVNDLQTDYIADDNFYGSYESVRYLQSLRHQRIAVLYGHRRNSIGEERYQGALAALKEGNTYDPTLFRGANFKEEEAYRLTTELLSLPEPPTAIYSANNTMTLGVLQAIKERGLEMPNDISVIAFGDETQWKLFRPKLTLMVQQAQQIGLEAAIMLKNRLTIEKPYPVQERIIKPVLQQNETCNVLRGH; encoded by the coding sequence GTGAAAGTGACGATTAAAGAAGTGGCACGTCATGCTGGCGTATCCATTGCGACTGTATCGAAAGTCATTAATAACAGGGATTATGTCAGCGAGAAAACACGCGAAAAAGTCAAAAGAGCGATAGCGGAACTGCAATACGAAGTTAATGCAAATGCCCAAAGCTTGAAGGCAGTGCGTTCCAGAAAGGTAGCGGTGCTCGTCTCGGATATTTCCAATACGTATTTAATGTCGATTGCCAAGGCGGTAGAAGAAATGATCCGCTCCATCGGCTACCATATGATCTTGATGAGCCATAACGATGCGCCAGATATAGAGTATGAGCTTTTGCAGATTGTGCAACAGCAACAAGTTGATGCAATGGTGTTAATCCCTACAGGAGAAAACAGTAGCACGATTAAACGGATGGTGACCCTTGGCGTACACGTCATCGCCGTTGATCGAAAAGTGAACGATTTGCAGACAGACTACATTGCCGATGACAATTTTTACGGTTCATATGAATCGGTTCGTTATTTGCAGTCGCTCAGGCATCAGCGCATTGCTGTGCTCTATGGCCACCGCCGAAATTCCATTGGCGAAGAACGGTATCAAGGCGCACTGGCAGCTTTAAAAGAAGGAAACACATACGACCCGACTCTGTTTCGTGGAGCGAATTTTAAAGAAGAAGAAGCCTATCGCCTCACCACTGAGTTGCTATCACTCCCGGAACCTCCAACAGCAATTTATAGTGCTAACAATACAATGACCCTTGGCGTTTTACAGGCCATAAAAGAACGGGGATTGGAAATGCCCAATGACATTTCTGTGATTGCCTTTGGAGATGAAACGCAATGGAAACTTTTTAGACCAAAGCTAACACTCATGGTCCAACAAGCTCAGCAAATTGGCCTTGAAGCAGCGATTATGCTAAAAAACCGTTTAACGATAGAAAAGCCTTACCCAGTGCAAGAGCGGATTATTAAGCCGGTTTTGCAACAAAATGAGACGTGCAACGTGCTTAGAGGACATTAA